From Gouania willdenowi chromosome 18, fGouWil2.1, whole genome shotgun sequence, one genomic window encodes:
- the mus81 gene encoding crossover junction endonuclease MUS81 isoform X1: MPASKSVRLGRKRVLPSCPNPLFLQWLTELRDEAKEKNHKIHYTYQKAISSLNKYPLPLKNAKEAKILQNFGDGICKILDQKLQKYYRENGEGGGSSVGGYVNRSCDHLLSSGGDAPIHSLPRGPPSPRHHDARILPAPPPKQRKDGADHIKTMKKKKEYVPQRGSGGYAVLLALHRKSQVQDGNAFMFKMELQTAAQPFCDKSFSVPDPGSKYTAWSSVSTLIQKNLLLKTHSPARYSLTDEGLALAKRLAAAQEEEEDEEDNVVDLTVSDEDEGDVAAPAECLLPGHYEILLCVDVIETTGGSSGCKQALVAELQRNKVLFDVRKLNVGDFLWVAREKVPPPTGQRAVRKEFVLDFIVERKRMDDLCSSIVDGRFREQKFRLKRCGLSRVVYLVEEFRSSHLSLPEATLQQAVVNTQVVDGFFVKRVQDVRESAAYLTIMTRYLTELYQKRTLFCRSRELEGDVERPQTPGDVCCSLMSFAEFNYGAVKNKCQTVKEVFARQLMQISGLSGDKASAVLEHYGTPHSLLQAYDQCSSEAEKEKLLSSIRYGKLHRNFGPALSRSVYQLYCTAGALT, translated from the exons ATGCCCGCCTCTAAGTCGGTCCGGTTGGGTCGGAAACGGGTTCTGCCGTCCTGTCCGAACCCGCTGTTCCTGCAGTGGCTCACGGAGCTCCGGGACGAAGCTAAAGAGAAGAACCACAAGATCCATTACACCTACCAGAAG GCGATCagttctttaaataaatatccTCTCCCACTGAAAAACGCCAAAGAGGCAAAAATCCTGCAGAACTTTGGAGATGGAATCTGTAAAATCCTGGACCAGAAACTTCAGAAATACTACAGAGAGAACGGTGAGGGAGGAGGGAGTAGTGTGGGGGGGTATGTGaacaggtcatgtgaccatcttCTCTCTTCAGGTGGAGACGCTCCCATTCACTCTCTTCCCAGAGGACCGCCTTCTCCTCGTCACCATGACGCTCGCATCCTTCCGGCTCCACCCCCTAAG CAGAGGAAGGACGGTGCCGACCACATAAAgacaatgaagaagaagaaggagtaCGTTCCTCAACGAGGGTCCGGGGGCTACGCCGTCCTGCTCGCTCTGCACCGCAAGTCCCAG GTCCAGGATGGGAACGCCTTCATGTTTAAGATGGAGCTTCAGACGGCAGCGCAGCCGTTCTGTGACAAGTCCTTCTCTGTG CCCGACCCTGGCAGTAAATACACGGCCTGGTCTTCAGTCAGCACGTTGATCCAGAAGAATCTTCTACTGAAGACTCACAGCCCTGCTCG CTACTCACTGACAGATGAAGGTCTGGCTCTGGCAAAGCGATTGGCTGCAgctcaggaggaggaggaggatgaagaggatAATGTGGTGGATCTAACGGTCAGTGACGAAGACGAAGGTGACGTCGCTGCTCCTGCTGAATGTCTCCTCCCTGGTCACTATGAGATCCTGCTGTGTGTGGACGTCATCGAGACCACAGG GGGGAGCAGTGGCTGTAAGCAGGCCCTTGTTGCGGAGCTGCAGAGGAACAAAGTGCTTTTCGACGTCAGGAAGTTGAATGTTGGCGACTTCCTATGGGTCGCACGGGAGAAAGTCCCGCCTCCAACAG GGCAGCGAGCTGTGAGGAAGGAGTTTGTGTTAGATTTCATCGtggagaggaagaggatggaCGACCTGTGCAGCAGCATCGTGGACGGACGATTCAGGGAGCAGAAA TTCCGTCTGAAGCGCTGCGGTCTGAGCCGTGTGGTGTATCTGGTGGAGGAGTTTAGGTCGTCTCACCTCAGTTTACCTGAAGCTACGCTGCAGCAGGCTGTGGTCAACACACAG GTGGTCGACGGTTTCTTCGTTAAAAGAGTTCAGGATGTGAGAGAGTCGGCGGCGTATCTCACCATCATGACCCGTTACCTCACCGAACTCTACCAG AAGCGGACACTTTTCTGTCGATCGCGGGAGCTAGAGGGCGACGTGGAGCGGCCTCAGACTCCAGGAGACGTGTGCTGCTCTCTGATGTCCTTCGCAGAGTTTAACTACGGCGCCGTGAAGAACAAG TGTCAGACGGTGAAGGAAGTGTTTGCGCGACAGTTGATGCAGATCAGCGGCTTGTCCGGAGACAAAGCCTCGGCCGTACTGGAACATTACGGCACTCCACACAG TCTGCTGCAGGCATACGATCAGTGTTCGAGCGAAGCTGAGAAAGAGAAACTTCTCTCCTCCATCAGATACGGAAAACTCCACCG AAACTTTGGTCCAGCTCTGAGTCGCAGTGTTTATCAGCTTTACTGCACAGCTGGAGCGCTGACATAG
- the mus81 gene encoding crossover junction endonuclease MUS81 isoform X2: MPASKSVRLGRKRVLPSCPNPLFLQWLTELRDEAKEKNHKIHYTYQKAISSLNKYPLPLKNAKEAKILQNFGDGICKILDQKLQKYYRENGGDAPIHSLPRGPPSPRHHDARILPAPPPKQRKDGADHIKTMKKKKEYVPQRGSGGYAVLLALHRKSQVQDGNAFMFKMELQTAAQPFCDKSFSVPDPGSKYTAWSSVSTLIQKNLLLKTHSPARYSLTDEGLALAKRLAAAQEEEEDEEDNVVDLTVSDEDEGDVAAPAECLLPGHYEILLCVDVIETTGGSSGCKQALVAELQRNKVLFDVRKLNVGDFLWVAREKVPPPTGQRAVRKEFVLDFIVERKRMDDLCSSIVDGRFREQKFRLKRCGLSRVVYLVEEFRSSHLSLPEATLQQAVVNTQVVDGFFVKRVQDVRESAAYLTIMTRYLTELYQKRTLFCRSRELEGDVERPQTPGDVCCSLMSFAEFNYGAVKNKCQTVKEVFARQLMQISGLSGDKASAVLEHYGTPHSLLQAYDQCSSEAEKEKLLSSIRYGKLHRNFGPALSRSVYQLYCTAGALT; encoded by the exons ATGCCCGCCTCTAAGTCGGTCCGGTTGGGTCGGAAACGGGTTCTGCCGTCCTGTCCGAACCCGCTGTTCCTGCAGTGGCTCACGGAGCTCCGGGACGAAGCTAAAGAGAAGAACCACAAGATCCATTACACCTACCAGAAG GCGATCagttctttaaataaatatccTCTCCCACTGAAAAACGCCAAAGAGGCAAAAATCCTGCAGAACTTTGGAGATGGAATCTGTAAAATCCTGGACCAGAAACTTCAGAAATACTACAGAGAGAACG GTGGAGACGCTCCCATTCACTCTCTTCCCAGAGGACCGCCTTCTCCTCGTCACCATGACGCTCGCATCCTTCCGGCTCCACCCCCTAAG CAGAGGAAGGACGGTGCCGACCACATAAAgacaatgaagaagaagaaggagtaCGTTCCTCAACGAGGGTCCGGGGGCTACGCCGTCCTGCTCGCTCTGCACCGCAAGTCCCAG GTCCAGGATGGGAACGCCTTCATGTTTAAGATGGAGCTTCAGACGGCAGCGCAGCCGTTCTGTGACAAGTCCTTCTCTGTG CCCGACCCTGGCAGTAAATACACGGCCTGGTCTTCAGTCAGCACGTTGATCCAGAAGAATCTTCTACTGAAGACTCACAGCCCTGCTCG CTACTCACTGACAGATGAAGGTCTGGCTCTGGCAAAGCGATTGGCTGCAgctcaggaggaggaggaggatgaagaggatAATGTGGTGGATCTAACGGTCAGTGACGAAGACGAAGGTGACGTCGCTGCTCCTGCTGAATGTCTCCTCCCTGGTCACTATGAGATCCTGCTGTGTGTGGACGTCATCGAGACCACAGG GGGGAGCAGTGGCTGTAAGCAGGCCCTTGTTGCGGAGCTGCAGAGGAACAAAGTGCTTTTCGACGTCAGGAAGTTGAATGTTGGCGACTTCCTATGGGTCGCACGGGAGAAAGTCCCGCCTCCAACAG GGCAGCGAGCTGTGAGGAAGGAGTTTGTGTTAGATTTCATCGtggagaggaagaggatggaCGACCTGTGCAGCAGCATCGTGGACGGACGATTCAGGGAGCAGAAA TTCCGTCTGAAGCGCTGCGGTCTGAGCCGTGTGGTGTATCTGGTGGAGGAGTTTAGGTCGTCTCACCTCAGTTTACCTGAAGCTACGCTGCAGCAGGCTGTGGTCAACACACAG GTGGTCGACGGTTTCTTCGTTAAAAGAGTTCAGGATGTGAGAGAGTCGGCGGCGTATCTCACCATCATGACCCGTTACCTCACCGAACTCTACCAG AAGCGGACACTTTTCTGTCGATCGCGGGAGCTAGAGGGCGACGTGGAGCGGCCTCAGACTCCAGGAGACGTGTGCTGCTCTCTGATGTCCTTCGCAGAGTTTAACTACGGCGCCGTGAAGAACAAG TGTCAGACGGTGAAGGAAGTGTTTGCGCGACAGTTGATGCAGATCAGCGGCTTGTCCGGAGACAAAGCCTCGGCCGTACTGGAACATTACGGCACTCCACACAG TCTGCTGCAGGCATACGATCAGTGTTCGAGCGAAGCTGAGAAAGAGAAACTTCTCTCCTCCATCAGATACGGAAAACTCCACCG AAACTTTGGTCCAGCTCTGAGTCGCAGTGTTTATCAGCTTTACTGCACAGCTGGAGCGCTGACATAG
- the mus81 gene encoding crossover junction endonuclease MUS81 isoform X3, which yields MPASKSVRLGRKRVLPSCPNPLFLQWLTELRDEAKEKNHKIHYTYQKAISSLNKYPLPLKNAKEAKILQNFGDGICKILDQKLQKYYRENGGDAPIHSLPRGPPSPRHHDARILPAPPPKRKDGADHIKTMKKKKEYVPQRGSGGYAVLLALHRKSQVQDGNAFMFKMELQTAAQPFCDKSFSVPDPGSKYTAWSSVSTLIQKNLLLKTHSPARYSLTDEGLALAKRLAAAQEEEEDEEDNVVDLTVSDEDEGDVAAPAECLLPGHYEILLCVDVIETTGGSSGCKQALVAELQRNKVLFDVRKLNVGDFLWVAREKVPPPTGQRAVRKEFVLDFIVERKRMDDLCSSIVDGRFREQKFRLKRCGLSRVVYLVEEFRSSHLSLPEATLQQAVVNTQVVDGFFVKRVQDVRESAAYLTIMTRYLTELYQKRTLFCRSRELEGDVERPQTPGDVCCSLMSFAEFNYGAVKNKCQTVKEVFARQLMQISGLSGDKASAVLEHYGTPHSLLQAYDQCSSEAEKEKLLSSIRYGKLHRNFGPALSRSVYQLYCTAGALT from the exons ATGCCCGCCTCTAAGTCGGTCCGGTTGGGTCGGAAACGGGTTCTGCCGTCCTGTCCGAACCCGCTGTTCCTGCAGTGGCTCACGGAGCTCCGGGACGAAGCTAAAGAGAAGAACCACAAGATCCATTACACCTACCAGAAG GCGATCagttctttaaataaatatccTCTCCCACTGAAAAACGCCAAAGAGGCAAAAATCCTGCAGAACTTTGGAGATGGAATCTGTAAAATCCTGGACCAGAAACTTCAGAAATACTACAGAGAGAACG GTGGAGACGCTCCCATTCACTCTCTTCCCAGAGGACCGCCTTCTCCTCGTCACCATGACGCTCGCATCCTTCCGGCTCCACCCCCTAAG AGGAAGGACGGTGCCGACCACATAAAgacaatgaagaagaagaaggagtaCGTTCCTCAACGAGGGTCCGGGGGCTACGCCGTCCTGCTCGCTCTGCACCGCAAGTCCCAG GTCCAGGATGGGAACGCCTTCATGTTTAAGATGGAGCTTCAGACGGCAGCGCAGCCGTTCTGTGACAAGTCCTTCTCTGTG CCCGACCCTGGCAGTAAATACACGGCCTGGTCTTCAGTCAGCACGTTGATCCAGAAGAATCTTCTACTGAAGACTCACAGCCCTGCTCG CTACTCACTGACAGATGAAGGTCTGGCTCTGGCAAAGCGATTGGCTGCAgctcaggaggaggaggaggatgaagaggatAATGTGGTGGATCTAACGGTCAGTGACGAAGACGAAGGTGACGTCGCTGCTCCTGCTGAATGTCTCCTCCCTGGTCACTATGAGATCCTGCTGTGTGTGGACGTCATCGAGACCACAGG GGGGAGCAGTGGCTGTAAGCAGGCCCTTGTTGCGGAGCTGCAGAGGAACAAAGTGCTTTTCGACGTCAGGAAGTTGAATGTTGGCGACTTCCTATGGGTCGCACGGGAGAAAGTCCCGCCTCCAACAG GGCAGCGAGCTGTGAGGAAGGAGTTTGTGTTAGATTTCATCGtggagaggaagaggatggaCGACCTGTGCAGCAGCATCGTGGACGGACGATTCAGGGAGCAGAAA TTCCGTCTGAAGCGCTGCGGTCTGAGCCGTGTGGTGTATCTGGTGGAGGAGTTTAGGTCGTCTCACCTCAGTTTACCTGAAGCTACGCTGCAGCAGGCTGTGGTCAACACACAG GTGGTCGACGGTTTCTTCGTTAAAAGAGTTCAGGATGTGAGAGAGTCGGCGGCGTATCTCACCATCATGACCCGTTACCTCACCGAACTCTACCAG AAGCGGACACTTTTCTGTCGATCGCGGGAGCTAGAGGGCGACGTGGAGCGGCCTCAGACTCCAGGAGACGTGTGCTGCTCTCTGATGTCCTTCGCAGAGTTTAACTACGGCGCCGTGAAGAACAAG TGTCAGACGGTGAAGGAAGTGTTTGCGCGACAGTTGATGCAGATCAGCGGCTTGTCCGGAGACAAAGCCTCGGCCGTACTGGAACATTACGGCACTCCACACAG TCTGCTGCAGGCATACGATCAGTGTTCGAGCGAAGCTGAGAAAGAGAAACTTCTCTCCTCCATCAGATACGGAAAACTCCACCG AAACTTTGGTCCAGCTCTGAGTCGCAGTGTTTATCAGCTTTACTGCACAGCTGGAGCGCTGACATAG
- the mus81 gene encoding crossover junction endonuclease MUS81 isoform X6: MPASKSVRLGRKRVLPSCPNPLFLQWLTELRDEAKEKNHKIHYTYQKAISSLNKYPLPLKNAKEAKILQNFGDGICKILDQKLQKYYRENGEGGGSSVGGYVNRSCDHLLSSGGDAPIHSLPRGPPSPRHHDARILPAPPPKQRKDGADHIKTMKKKKEYVPQRGSGGYAVLLALHRKSQVQDGNAFMFKMELQTAAQPFCDKSFSVPDPGSKYTAWSSVSTLIQKNLLLKTHSPARYSLTDEGLALAKRLAAAQEEEEDEEDNVVDLTVSDEDEGDVAAPAECLLPGHYEILLCVDVIETTGGSSGCKQALVAELQRNKVLFDVRKLNVGDFLWVAREKVPPPTGQRAVRKEFVLDFIVERKRMDDLCSSIVDGRFREQKFRLKRCGLSRVVYLVEEFRSSHLSLPEATLQQAVVNTQVVDGFFVKRVQDVRESAAYLTIMTRYLTELYQGCTGFVLR, encoded by the exons ATGCCCGCCTCTAAGTCGGTCCGGTTGGGTCGGAAACGGGTTCTGCCGTCCTGTCCGAACCCGCTGTTCCTGCAGTGGCTCACGGAGCTCCGGGACGAAGCTAAAGAGAAGAACCACAAGATCCATTACACCTACCAGAAG GCGATCagttctttaaataaatatccTCTCCCACTGAAAAACGCCAAAGAGGCAAAAATCCTGCAGAACTTTGGAGATGGAATCTGTAAAATCCTGGACCAGAAACTTCAGAAATACTACAGAGAGAACGGTGAGGGAGGAGGGAGTAGTGTGGGGGGGTATGTGaacaggtcatgtgaccatcttCTCTCTTCAGGTGGAGACGCTCCCATTCACTCTCTTCCCAGAGGACCGCCTTCTCCTCGTCACCATGACGCTCGCATCCTTCCGGCTCCACCCCCTAAG CAGAGGAAGGACGGTGCCGACCACATAAAgacaatgaagaagaagaaggagtaCGTTCCTCAACGAGGGTCCGGGGGCTACGCCGTCCTGCTCGCTCTGCACCGCAAGTCCCAG GTCCAGGATGGGAACGCCTTCATGTTTAAGATGGAGCTTCAGACGGCAGCGCAGCCGTTCTGTGACAAGTCCTTCTCTGTG CCCGACCCTGGCAGTAAATACACGGCCTGGTCTTCAGTCAGCACGTTGATCCAGAAGAATCTTCTACTGAAGACTCACAGCCCTGCTCG CTACTCACTGACAGATGAAGGTCTGGCTCTGGCAAAGCGATTGGCTGCAgctcaggaggaggaggaggatgaagaggatAATGTGGTGGATCTAACGGTCAGTGACGAAGACGAAGGTGACGTCGCTGCTCCTGCTGAATGTCTCCTCCCTGGTCACTATGAGATCCTGCTGTGTGTGGACGTCATCGAGACCACAGG GGGGAGCAGTGGCTGTAAGCAGGCCCTTGTTGCGGAGCTGCAGAGGAACAAAGTGCTTTTCGACGTCAGGAAGTTGAATGTTGGCGACTTCCTATGGGTCGCACGGGAGAAAGTCCCGCCTCCAACAG GGCAGCGAGCTGTGAGGAAGGAGTTTGTGTTAGATTTCATCGtggagaggaagaggatggaCGACCTGTGCAGCAGCATCGTGGACGGACGATTCAGGGAGCAGAAA TTCCGTCTGAAGCGCTGCGGTCTGAGCCGTGTGGTGTATCTGGTGGAGGAGTTTAGGTCGTCTCACCTCAGTTTACCTGAAGCTACGCTGCAGCAGGCTGTGGTCAACACACAG GTGGTCGACGGTTTCTTCGTTAAAAGAGTTCAGGATGTGAGAGAGTCGGCGGCGTATCTCACCATCATGACCCGTTACCTCACCGAACTCTACCAG GGCTGTACTGGTTTTGTTCTGCGGTAG
- the mus81 gene encoding crossover junction endonuclease MUS81 isoform X5 codes for MNNNDQSEHRKQQSVFTVFAISSLNKYPLPLKNAKEAKILQNFGDGICKILDQKLQKYYRENGGDAPIHSLPRGPPSPRHHDARILPAPPPKQRKDGADHIKTMKKKKEYVPQRGSGGYAVLLALHRKSQVQDGNAFMFKMELQTAAQPFCDKSFSVPDPGSKYTAWSSVSTLIQKNLLLKTHSPARYSLTDEGLALAKRLAAAQEEEEDEEDNVVDLTVSDEDEGDVAAPAECLLPGHYEILLCVDVIETTGGSSGCKQALVAELQRNKVLFDVRKLNVGDFLWVAREKVPPPTGQRAVRKEFVLDFIVERKRMDDLCSSIVDGRFREQKFRLKRCGLSRVVYLVEEFRSSHLSLPEATLQQAVVNTQVVDGFFVKRVQDVRESAAYLTIMTRYLTELYQKRTLFCRSRELEGDVERPQTPGDVCCSLMSFAEFNYGAVKNKCQTVKEVFARQLMQISGLSGDKASAVLEHYGTPHSLLQAYDQCSSEAEKEKLLSSIRYGKLHRNFGPALSRSVYQLYCTAGALT; via the exons atgaataataatgaccaatcagagcacaggaaacaacaaagcgTTTTTACTGTGTTT GCGATCagttctttaaataaatatccTCTCCCACTGAAAAACGCCAAAGAGGCAAAAATCCTGCAGAACTTTGGAGATGGAATCTGTAAAATCCTGGACCAGAAACTTCAGAAATACTACAGAGAGAACG GTGGAGACGCTCCCATTCACTCTCTTCCCAGAGGACCGCCTTCTCCTCGTCACCATGACGCTCGCATCCTTCCGGCTCCACCCCCTAAG CAGAGGAAGGACGGTGCCGACCACATAAAgacaatgaagaagaagaaggagtaCGTTCCTCAACGAGGGTCCGGGGGCTACGCCGTCCTGCTCGCTCTGCACCGCAAGTCCCAG GTCCAGGATGGGAACGCCTTCATGTTTAAGATGGAGCTTCAGACGGCAGCGCAGCCGTTCTGTGACAAGTCCTTCTCTGTG CCCGACCCTGGCAGTAAATACACGGCCTGGTCTTCAGTCAGCACGTTGATCCAGAAGAATCTTCTACTGAAGACTCACAGCCCTGCTCG CTACTCACTGACAGATGAAGGTCTGGCTCTGGCAAAGCGATTGGCTGCAgctcaggaggaggaggaggatgaagaggatAATGTGGTGGATCTAACGGTCAGTGACGAAGACGAAGGTGACGTCGCTGCTCCTGCTGAATGTCTCCTCCCTGGTCACTATGAGATCCTGCTGTGTGTGGACGTCATCGAGACCACAGG GGGGAGCAGTGGCTGTAAGCAGGCCCTTGTTGCGGAGCTGCAGAGGAACAAAGTGCTTTTCGACGTCAGGAAGTTGAATGTTGGCGACTTCCTATGGGTCGCACGGGAGAAAGTCCCGCCTCCAACAG GGCAGCGAGCTGTGAGGAAGGAGTTTGTGTTAGATTTCATCGtggagaggaagaggatggaCGACCTGTGCAGCAGCATCGTGGACGGACGATTCAGGGAGCAGAAA TTCCGTCTGAAGCGCTGCGGTCTGAGCCGTGTGGTGTATCTGGTGGAGGAGTTTAGGTCGTCTCACCTCAGTTTACCTGAAGCTACGCTGCAGCAGGCTGTGGTCAACACACAG GTGGTCGACGGTTTCTTCGTTAAAAGAGTTCAGGATGTGAGAGAGTCGGCGGCGTATCTCACCATCATGACCCGTTACCTCACCGAACTCTACCAG AAGCGGACACTTTTCTGTCGATCGCGGGAGCTAGAGGGCGACGTGGAGCGGCCTCAGACTCCAGGAGACGTGTGCTGCTCTCTGATGTCCTTCGCAGAGTTTAACTACGGCGCCGTGAAGAACAAG TGTCAGACGGTGAAGGAAGTGTTTGCGCGACAGTTGATGCAGATCAGCGGCTTGTCCGGAGACAAAGCCTCGGCCGTACTGGAACATTACGGCACTCCACACAG TCTGCTGCAGGCATACGATCAGTGTTCGAGCGAAGCTGAGAAAGAGAAACTTCTCTCCTCCATCAGATACGGAAAACTCCACCG AAACTTTGGTCCAGCTCTGAGTCGCAGTGTTTATCAGCTTTACTGCACAGCTGGAGCGCTGACATAG
- the mus81 gene encoding crossover junction endonuclease MUS81 isoform X4: protein MTNQSTGNNKAFLLCLFQFVNDALFAISSLNKYPLPLKNAKEAKILQNFGDGICKILDQKLQKYYRENGGDAPIHSLPRGPPSPRHHDARILPAPPPKQRKDGADHIKTMKKKKEYVPQRGSGGYAVLLALHRKSQVQDGNAFMFKMELQTAAQPFCDKSFSVPDPGSKYTAWSSVSTLIQKNLLLKTHSPARYSLTDEGLALAKRLAAAQEEEEDEEDNVVDLTVSDEDEGDVAAPAECLLPGHYEILLCVDVIETTGGSSGCKQALVAELQRNKVLFDVRKLNVGDFLWVAREKVPPPTGQRAVRKEFVLDFIVERKRMDDLCSSIVDGRFREQKFRLKRCGLSRVVYLVEEFRSSHLSLPEATLQQAVVNTQVVDGFFVKRVQDVRESAAYLTIMTRYLTELYQKRTLFCRSRELEGDVERPQTPGDVCCSLMSFAEFNYGAVKNKCQTVKEVFARQLMQISGLSGDKASAVLEHYGTPHSLLQAYDQCSSEAEKEKLLSSIRYGKLHRNFGPALSRSVYQLYCTAGALT, encoded by the exons atgaccaatcagagcacaggaaacaacaaagcgTTTTTACTGTGTTTGTTTCAGTTTGTAAATGATGCTTTATTT GCGATCagttctttaaataaatatccTCTCCCACTGAAAAACGCCAAAGAGGCAAAAATCCTGCAGAACTTTGGAGATGGAATCTGTAAAATCCTGGACCAGAAACTTCAGAAATACTACAGAGAGAACG GTGGAGACGCTCCCATTCACTCTCTTCCCAGAGGACCGCCTTCTCCTCGTCACCATGACGCTCGCATCCTTCCGGCTCCACCCCCTAAG CAGAGGAAGGACGGTGCCGACCACATAAAgacaatgaagaagaagaaggagtaCGTTCCTCAACGAGGGTCCGGGGGCTACGCCGTCCTGCTCGCTCTGCACCGCAAGTCCCAG GTCCAGGATGGGAACGCCTTCATGTTTAAGATGGAGCTTCAGACGGCAGCGCAGCCGTTCTGTGACAAGTCCTTCTCTGTG CCCGACCCTGGCAGTAAATACACGGCCTGGTCTTCAGTCAGCACGTTGATCCAGAAGAATCTTCTACTGAAGACTCACAGCCCTGCTCG CTACTCACTGACAGATGAAGGTCTGGCTCTGGCAAAGCGATTGGCTGCAgctcaggaggaggaggaggatgaagaggatAATGTGGTGGATCTAACGGTCAGTGACGAAGACGAAGGTGACGTCGCTGCTCCTGCTGAATGTCTCCTCCCTGGTCACTATGAGATCCTGCTGTGTGTGGACGTCATCGAGACCACAGG GGGGAGCAGTGGCTGTAAGCAGGCCCTTGTTGCGGAGCTGCAGAGGAACAAAGTGCTTTTCGACGTCAGGAAGTTGAATGTTGGCGACTTCCTATGGGTCGCACGGGAGAAAGTCCCGCCTCCAACAG GGCAGCGAGCTGTGAGGAAGGAGTTTGTGTTAGATTTCATCGtggagaggaagaggatggaCGACCTGTGCAGCAGCATCGTGGACGGACGATTCAGGGAGCAGAAA TTCCGTCTGAAGCGCTGCGGTCTGAGCCGTGTGGTGTATCTGGTGGAGGAGTTTAGGTCGTCTCACCTCAGTTTACCTGAAGCTACGCTGCAGCAGGCTGTGGTCAACACACAG GTGGTCGACGGTTTCTTCGTTAAAAGAGTTCAGGATGTGAGAGAGTCGGCGGCGTATCTCACCATCATGACCCGTTACCTCACCGAACTCTACCAG AAGCGGACACTTTTCTGTCGATCGCGGGAGCTAGAGGGCGACGTGGAGCGGCCTCAGACTCCAGGAGACGTGTGCTGCTCTCTGATGTCCTTCGCAGAGTTTAACTACGGCGCCGTGAAGAACAAG TGTCAGACGGTGAAGGAAGTGTTTGCGCGACAGTTGATGCAGATCAGCGGCTTGTCCGGAGACAAAGCCTCGGCCGTACTGGAACATTACGGCACTCCACACAG TCTGCTGCAGGCATACGATCAGTGTTCGAGCGAAGCTGAGAAAGAGAAACTTCTCTCCTCCATCAGATACGGAAAACTCCACCG AAACTTTGGTCCAGCTCTGAGTCGCAGTGTTTATCAGCTTTACTGCACAGCTGGAGCGCTGACATAG
- the tmem185 gene encoding transmembrane protein 185-like, translated as MNLRGLFQDFNPSKFLIYSCLLLYSVLLSLRLDGVIQWSYWAVFTPIWLWKLLVIIGASVGTGVWAHNPQYRAEGETCVEFKAMLIAVGLHVLLLMFEVLVCDRVVRGSYFWLLVFMPLFFVSPVSVAACVWGFRHDRSLELEVLCSVNILQFIFIALRLDRIITWPWLVVCVPLWILMSFLCLVVLYYIIWSVLFLRSIDIMAEQRRTHITMAVSWMTIVVPLLTFEILLVHKLDGHNSLSYVCVFVPLWLSLLTLMATTFGQKGGNHWWFGIRKDFCHFLLELLPFLREYGNISYDLQRSDDPEAADDLPVPEPPPKIAPMFHKKTGVVITQSPGKYFVPPPKLCIDMPD; from the exons TAAGTTCCTGATCTACTCGTGCCTGCTGCTCTACTCCGTGCTCCTCTCTCTGAGGCTGGATGGGGTGATCCAGTGGAGCTACTGGGCCGTGTTCACGCCCATATGGCTGTGGAAGCTGCTCGTCATCATTGGAGCCTCCGTGGGAACCGGAGTGTGGGCCCACAACCCCCAGTACAG ggctGAGGGTGAGACGTGTGTGGAGTTTAAAGCGATGCTGATAGCTGTGGGTCTCCAcgtgttgctgctgatgtttgAGGTGTTGGTTTGTGACCGTGTGGTGCGAGGCTCCTACTTCTGGCTCCTCGTCTTCATGCCGCTCTTTTTCGTGTCACCCGTGTCGGTGGCGGCGTGTGTTTGGGGCTTTAGACACGACCGCTCGCTGGAG CTGGAGGTTCTGTGTTCAGTCAACATCCTTCAGTTCATCTTCATCGCTCTGAGGCTGGACAGGATCATCACCTGGCCCTGGCTG gtggtgtGTGTCCCCCTGTGGATCCTCATGTCCTTCCTGTGCCTGGTGGTGCTGTACTACATCATCTGGTCAGTTCTGTTCCTGCGCTCCATTGACATCATGGCAGAGCAGAGACGCACTCACATCACCATGGCCGTCAGCTGGATGACCATCGTCGTCCCGCTGCTCACTTTTGAG atccTGCTGGTGCACAAACTGGACGGCCACAACAGTCtgagctatgtgtgtgtgttcgttccTCTGTGGCTCTCGCTGCTCACGCTCATGGCCACCACGTTTGGACAGAAGGGCGGGAACCACT GGTGGTTCGGCATCCGGAAGGACTTCTGCCACTTCCTCCTGGAGCTCCTCCCCTTCCTGCGTGAGTACGGTAACATTTCCTACGACCTTCAGCGCAGCGATGACCCCGAGGCAGCCGACGACCTGCCCGTCCCCGAACCGCCGCCCAAGATCGCCCCCATGTTCCACAAGAAGACTGGCGTGGTGATCACGCAGAGCCCCGGGAAGTATTTTGTCCCGCCGCCAAAACTCTGCATCGACATGCCAGATTAA